One Ochotona princeps isolate mOchPri1 chromosome 29, mOchPri1.hap1, whole genome shotgun sequence genomic region harbors:
- the WSB2 gene encoding WD repeat and SOCS box-containing protein 2 isoform X2, which yields MEAGEEPLLLAELKPGRPHQFDWKSSCETWSVAFSPDGSWFAWSQGHCIVKLIPWPLEEHFIPKGFEAKSRSSKNDPKGRGSPKEKTLDCGQIVWGLAFSPWPSPPSRKLWARHHPPVPDVSCLILATGLNDGQIKIWEVQTGLLLLNLSGHQDVVRDLSFTPSGSLILVSASRDKTLRIWDLNKHGKQIQVLSGHLQWVYCCSISPDCSMLCSAAGEKSVFLWSMRSYTLIRKLEGHQSSVVSCDFSPDSALLVTASYDTNVIMWDPYTGERLRSLRHTQLDPAVDDSDVHMSSLRSVCFSPEGLYLATVADDRLLRIWALELKTPIAFAPMTNGLCCTFFPHGGVIATGTRDGHVQFWTAPRVLSSLKHLCRKALRSFLTTYQVLALPIPKKMKEFLTYRTF from the exons ATGGAGGCCGGAG AGGAACCGCTGCTGCTGGCTGAGCTCAAGCCCGGGCGCCCCCACCAATTTGACTGGAAATCGAGCTGTGAAACCTGGAGCGTCGCCTTCTCCCCGGATGGCTCCTGGTTCGCCTGGTCCCAAGGACACTGCATTGTAAAGCTGATCCCCTGGCCCCTGGAGGAGCACTT CATCCCTAAAGGATTTGAAGCCAAAAGCCGAAGTAGCAAAAATGACCCAAAAGGACGAGGCAGCCCAAAGGAGAAGACGCTGGACTGTGGTCAGATTGTCTGGGGTTTGGCCTTCAGCCCGTGGCCTTCCCCACCCAGTAGGAAGCTCTGGGCGCGCCACCATCCTCCAGTGCCAGATGTGTCTTGCCTGATTCTTGCCACGGGACTCAACGATGGGCAGATCAAGATTTGGGAGGTCCAGACAG GGCTCCTGCTTCTGAATCTCTCGGGCCACCAGGACGTCGTGAGGGACCTGAGCTTCACCCCCAGCGGCAGTTTGATCTTGGTCTCAGCATCGCGGGATAAGACTCTTCGCATCTGGGACCTGAATAAGCACG GTAAACAGATTCAGGTGCTATCGGGCCACCTGCAGTGGGTTTactgctgctccatctccccaGACTGCAGCATGCTGTGCTCCGCAGCTGGAGAGAAGTCG GTCTTTCTCTGGAGCATGCGCTCCTACACCTTGATCCGGAAGCTAGAAGGTCACCAAAGCAGTGTTGTCTCCTGTGACTTCTCCCCGGACTCGGCCCTGCTTGTCACGGCTTCTTACGATACCAATGTGATCATGTGGGACCCGTACACCGGGGAGAGGCTGCGGTCACTCCG CCACACCCAGCTCGACCCTGCCGTGGACGACAGTGACGTCCACATGAGCTCCCTGCGATCTGTGTGCTTCTCTCCGGAAGGGCTGTACCTCGCCACGGTGGCAGATGACAG GCTCCTCAGGATCTGGGCGCTGGAGCTGAAGACTCCGATCGCGTTTGCTCCCATGACCAATGGTCTCTGCTGCACCTTTTTCCCACACGGTGGAGTTATTGCCACGGG GACAAGAGACGGCCACGTCCAGTTCTGGACAGCTCCTAGAGTCCTCTCCTCACTGAAGCACTTGTGCCGGAAAGCCCTTCGAAGTTTCCTAACAACCTACCAAGTCCTAGCACTGCCAATCcctaagaaaatgaaagagtTCCTCACGTACAGGACTTTCTAA
- the WSB2 gene encoding WD repeat and SOCS box-containing protein 2 isoform X1 yields MCCLQEEPLLLAELKPGRPHQFDWKSSCETWSVAFSPDGSWFAWSQGHCIVKLIPWPLEEHFIPKGFEAKSRSSKNDPKGRGSPKEKTLDCGQIVWGLAFSPWPSPPSRKLWARHHPPVPDVSCLILATGLNDGQIKIWEVQTGLLLLNLSGHQDVVRDLSFTPSGSLILVSASRDKTLRIWDLNKHGKQIQVLSGHLQWVYCCSISPDCSMLCSAAGEKSVFLWSMRSYTLIRKLEGHQSSVVSCDFSPDSALLVTASYDTNVIMWDPYTGERLRSLRHTQLDPAVDDSDVHMSSLRSVCFSPEGLYLATVADDRLLRIWALELKTPIAFAPMTNGLCCTFFPHGGVIATGTRDGHVQFWTAPRVLSSLKHLCRKALRSFLTTYQVLALPIPKKMKEFLTYRTF; encoded by the exons ATGTGTTGTCTACAAG AGGAACCGCTGCTGCTGGCTGAGCTCAAGCCCGGGCGCCCCCACCAATTTGACTGGAAATCGAGCTGTGAAACCTGGAGCGTCGCCTTCTCCCCGGATGGCTCCTGGTTCGCCTGGTCCCAAGGACACTGCATTGTAAAGCTGATCCCCTGGCCCCTGGAGGAGCACTT CATCCCTAAAGGATTTGAAGCCAAAAGCCGAAGTAGCAAAAATGACCCAAAAGGACGAGGCAGCCCAAAGGAGAAGACGCTGGACTGTGGTCAGATTGTCTGGGGTTTGGCCTTCAGCCCGTGGCCTTCCCCACCCAGTAGGAAGCTCTGGGCGCGCCACCATCCTCCAGTGCCAGATGTGTCTTGCCTGATTCTTGCCACGGGACTCAACGATGGGCAGATCAAGATTTGGGAGGTCCAGACAG GGCTCCTGCTTCTGAATCTCTCGGGCCACCAGGACGTCGTGAGGGACCTGAGCTTCACCCCCAGCGGCAGTTTGATCTTGGTCTCAGCATCGCGGGATAAGACTCTTCGCATCTGGGACCTGAATAAGCACG GTAAACAGATTCAGGTGCTATCGGGCCACCTGCAGTGGGTTTactgctgctccatctccccaGACTGCAGCATGCTGTGCTCCGCAGCTGGAGAGAAGTCG GTCTTTCTCTGGAGCATGCGCTCCTACACCTTGATCCGGAAGCTAGAAGGTCACCAAAGCAGTGTTGTCTCCTGTGACTTCTCCCCGGACTCGGCCCTGCTTGTCACGGCTTCTTACGATACCAATGTGATCATGTGGGACCCGTACACCGGGGAGAGGCTGCGGTCACTCCG CCACACCCAGCTCGACCCTGCCGTGGACGACAGTGACGTCCACATGAGCTCCCTGCGATCTGTGTGCTTCTCTCCGGAAGGGCTGTACCTCGCCACGGTGGCAGATGACAG GCTCCTCAGGATCTGGGCGCTGGAGCTGAAGACTCCGATCGCGTTTGCTCCCATGACCAATGGTCTCTGCTGCACCTTTTTCCCACACGGTGGAGTTATTGCCACGGG GACAAGAGACGGCCACGTCCAGTTCTGGACAGCTCCTAGAGTCCTCTCCTCACTGAAGCACTTGTGCCGGAAAGCCCTTCGAAGTTTCCTAACAACCTACCAAGTCCTAGCACTGCCAATCcctaagaaaatgaaagagtTCCTCACGTACAGGACTTTCTAA